The sequence below is a genomic window from Synechococcus sp. PCC 7335.
ATCACTACCCTGACGATTGCCTCTAGGTCATTCACACAGGATTACTCACATAACCTTCTTCTAAACCATGCCGCCTTAGATCTTCAAAGACGGCTAAAGCAAACCCTATCAAAGCAGAAACTAGTCATCATCTAGTGACATCTCAGCATCATCGTCATCTTCAATAGGGTCGTCATCATCGTCTTTGTCTTCAGTGCCCATAAGATCGGCAAGTTCCTCAGGCTCGGGCTCATCCCCTATGCTGTCGACTGGCTCGCGAGGGATGAGACGGCCAGTTCCTTCTAACCAGTTTAGGATAGAGGAATCTCTTTGAAGTGGGATCACTTCGGCGGTGTCTTTACGGGGAATCTGACGAACGGACGGATTGTAATTGCTCATTAAGCGGTGTTAGCTAAAACGGACTAGTACATAGATAACATAGGTAAGAAGTCATCTATCAGAAATCATCTAATAGCAGAGCAGCAACTGACTTTTAAGGGTCGCGTTTGGTTATTAACAAACCACAAGCTGAACTGCCCAGGGGCACTTACTTTACAGTACCACCGCATTAATTACATCTAATGGTGAATAGTGTCAATTGCTGAAGTATATTTCTTCGTATAAACGGGCCTATTGAAAGATAGGTCAGATAAACCCATGTTGAATAAGACTGACTTAAGAAATGCGATCGCTAATACCAACCGCGGCATCTCGACAACCGCCAATGACCGCCAGGCGATCGCGAGTATTATTGCCCGTGTAGAAGATCTCAATCCCACGCCCAATCCTCTGTCAGCGCCTGAACTATTAGCAGGTGACTGGCGGCTGCTCTATACCACTAGTCAAGAGCTACTTGGTATTGATCGCATTCCGTTCGCGGCTTTAGGCAACATCTACCAGTGCGTTCGGCCATCCACTTCACAGATCTACAACATCGCAGAGGTTAACAGCCTACCTTTTTGCGAAGGAATTATCTCGGTAGTTGCTGACTTTATGCCTGCGCCAGCCGATGAGTCTGCCTATTCCCAAGCATCCGCCACCACTACTGTTGAAACCCTGTCTCAGCGCCGCGTCAACGTTAGGTTCAACCGAGCCGTGTTTGGACTGCAGCGATCGCTAGGCTATCAGTCCCCTACGCAATATATCGAGCAGCTCCAGTCAACCGAAAAATTCAACTTTCTAAAAGGCATAGATCTTGCCATCAACTCAGATCGCCAACAGGGCTGGCTAGAAATTACCTATCTAGACAAAGATATGCGCATTGGACGAGGCAACCAAGGTAGTTTATTCGTACTCACGAAGGATACTTAACTTCCACGTTTCAACTGTCATCCTCCATGCTTTTCGCCCGCTCATGCTGCCTCTCTCCCAAAGTCACCTTACACATTTTGAAAGCTGTCCTAGAAGATATCAGCACGTCTTCTTCGATGCGCTCTCTACCCCCTCTACCTATGAACAACATACCAAGACTCAGTGGGGAAGCCAGTTTCACCTATTGATGCAGCAAAAGGCATTAGATCTCCCTATCCAGGCTGTTTCCAAAGCAGATACTCAAATGATCGCCAGTTTGGACGCGCTAGCCAATGCAGCGCCCGGGGTTTTTAACCATTTGCCAGCAGCGCGATCGCCTAGCGCCTTTAGCCAAAGCGAACATCGCCGTACGCTCGCGTTCAATGACTATCTGCTAACGGTGGTTTATGACTTGGTGGTGTTTTCTAGGCGGTCAGATGGAGGCCAGTTAGCAGACCGGTCAGGAGACCAGTCAAAAGGACATATATATGATTGGAAGACGCATCAGACACCCCAAAAGAAAGCCCGATTAGCGTCAGACTGGCAAACGAGACTGTATCAGTTCGTGCTATGTGAAACCACCGATCTAACGCCCGATCAGATTTCTATGACCTATTGGTTTGTCCGATTGGATGAGTCTGAGCGCTCAGGGATGTCAGCATCTACAACGTCCATACCACCCCAGCCAAGCTCCTATCAATTTGACTATGATCTGGCCCAGCACGATCAAACGCGCCAAGACCTGTTATCACTAACAGATGGGCTGACAGAAATGCGGCGGCGAGAAAACTTTCCAAAGGTGGCAGTAGAAAAAGGTGTATGCGAACACTGCCCTTTTGCGCTTAGATGCGATCGCCTCCCCTTTTCAGCTGCTACCCAGCCTCAAACCACCCAACAGTTACTGCGAACGGCTAGCCAACTTACCGCCGATAGTGTCACAGAAGTGACTCTGTAGCCTTTTGTAGGCAGCTGTGGCTATAGAAACATGAGCGAAGATAGCAAAGACGTATAGATTCGCAGAGGTTCGCTTAAGGCGCTATGCTTGATGATCTCGCAGTATCTGGATAATGGAAGCATCCTTCGAAATCACGCTGCAAATCGTTCTAACGGTCCTAGCAGGTATCGCTGCTCAGGTCATTGCAGCCTACCTAAAGGTTCCTAGTATCATTCTGCTGCTGATCTTTGGAATTGCCCTAGGGACCGATGGGTTGAACTGGATCGCTCCCCAGACACTAGGTGTCGGTCTAGAGGTGATTGTCTCATTATGCGTTGCTCTGATTCTTTTTGAAGGCGGACTGAACTTGGAGCTCAAAGAGATTGGCAAAGTCTCAGGCAGCCTGCGAAATCTGATCACCATTGGCACGTTCATCACACTCGTCGGTGGTGGAATGGCTGCTCACTGGCTAGCAGAGTTTCCCTGGTCGATTGCATTTTTGTATGCTTCGCTAATTGTTGTTACCGGGCCGACAGTCGTCACGCCATTGCTTAAGCAGGTCGGCGCAGAACGTAAGATTGCCACATTGCTAGAGGGTGAGGGCGTCTTGATTGATCCTGTTGGAGCGATTCTAGCGGTCGTCGTTCTAGACATCATTCTCAATGGTGATACTGATCCAGCCTTCGTGATAGGTGGACTGCTCGCTAGACTCGGTATCGGAATTGCTATTGGCGGTGGCGGCGGCGCACTAATGGCACTTTTCTTACGCACGGCAGATTTTTTATCGGAGGAGCTACGTAATCTGGTTGTGCTAGCCGGAACGTGGGGTTTGTATGGCCTTGCTCAAAGCGTACAGGGAGAGTCAGGGCTGATGGCAGCGGTCGCCGCAGGTATCGTGGTCCGAGCTATCTCAATCCCAGAAGAGCGGTTGCTCAGGAGGTTTAAAGGGCAGCTAACTATTTTTTCTGTGTCGGTGCTGTTCGTTTTGCTAGCGGCTGATCTATCAATAGCCAGCGTATTTGAGCTAGGGTCGGGCTCTGTGTTAACGGTACTTGTTTTAATGTTTGTCGTTCGGCCAGTTAATGTTTGGGCTTGCACATTCAATAGCGATCTCAACTGGCGACAGAAGGCTTTCATGAGCTGGATTTCGCCGCGTGGGATTGTTTCAGCCTCTGTAGCATCCTTGTTTGCCATTCTATTAACCGATCGAGGCATCAACGGTGGCGACTCGATTAAAGCCTTAGTGTTTTTGACTATTATCATGACCGTCTTTGCCCAAGGGCTAACGGCGCGCAGCCTAGCACAGGCACTCAAAGTAACCTCTAGCAGCGCAACGGGCGTGGTGATTGTCGGCTGTAATCCATTAGGACTAAAGATTGGTAGGTTGTTTAAAGGTAGAGGCGAGTCGGTTGTGATTATCGATACTGACAAGGCAGCCTGCGATAACGCCAAAGAAGAAGGCTTTGACGTCTTCGTCGGTTCAGCGATGAATGGAGAGATTCTAGAAGAAGCAGGCTTGAGTTCTATCGGCACATTTCTAGCTGTGACGAATAATGGGGAAGTGAACTCTGTGATCGCAGAACGAGCGAAAGAGGAGTTTCAGCCGCCTAGAGTGTTTGCAGTTCTGCCTCGGACCCAAGCAGGAACGGCTGATGCCAAAAATGATAAAGCAAGGGGTGAGGTGAAAACGCCCCGACTGCCTGTGAAGAAGTGGAACACGTATATCACTGACGATGCGGTTCAGACAGGAACGTATGACTTTACTGAAGATGCGATCGCCCCTCAAAGAGAACAAGTTAACAAACTTATTGAAGAGGGCGATGTCATCCCACTAGTAATCGAACAAGCCGAAAAGCTTGAAGTCGCACTAGGTGAAACCGAATGGCTCGCCGGAAGCCAGCTTACCTACCTAATTCACGATCCCACCCCCCAGCTACTCAAGCGGCTCTCCGGTGCTCGCAAGCCCTCCCGCCAGATCATCAAGCCTACTCCAGAAGACTCGCCAGCGGCCACTGGAAAGTCGGCAGACAAACCAGCGGCTAAGAAAGCCTTAGATGGGAATGGAAAAGGTAGAAGTGAATCCGCTCAGCCTAAACCGGCTTCGTCTAAGTCTGAAAATATTAAGGCGATCCAACCTAGAAAACTGATCGAGGAGCCCTAGCCATAATGGGGAGCCCGCTCGAACAGCAGCCCATTCCTCAGCAACTACCTTCAGAGCAGCTACCAGGAACGCTTTATGGACTAGGCGTTGGACCAGGTGACCCAGAGTTGATTACGCTCAAGGCGCTCAACTGTCTGCGCTCGGTGCCTGTGGTGGCTTTCCCAGCAGGATTGCGAGGTCAGTCTGGTGTGGCACAGCAGATTATCACGCCGTGGCTATCGCCAGAACAGGTACAGCTACCCCTACAGTTTCCTTACGTGCAGGATCTAGAACAGCTAAGCGTTGCTTGGAAGCAAGCTGCTAGGGAAGTCTGGCCCTATTTGCAAACAGGCAATGTCGCCTTTGCTTGCGAAGGTGATATTAGCTTCTATAGTACCTTCACTTATTTAGCGCAGAGCTTGCAGCAGTTGCATCCTGATGTAAAGGTAAGTGCGATCGCTGGTATCTCCTCTCCAATGGCCGCTGCTGCTGCCCTCGGCATTCCTCTAACCTATCAACACCAAAGGCTGACTATCTTGCCTGCGCTCTATGACGCTCAGCAACTAGAGACTGCGCTCGACTCAGCAGAAGTTATTGTTCTTATGAAAGTTAGCAGTGTCTATAGTCAAGTGTGGAAGATACTAGCCGAGCGGCGACTGCTGGCGCGTAGCTATGTTGTTCAGAACGCCACCAAAGCTGATCAGGTCATCTACAGTGATCTTCGGTCACATCCAAATCTCAAGCTACCGTACTTTTCGATCATGATTGTGCAAAACAATTGACCGCTCGCCTAATGCGACTGGGTACTGAAAGTGAGCAGCAAGAGCGACTTTCTTTCTCAAAATTGGCATACATCTAAAAGCAGCTTTCTGCTCAAATCGACTACGCTATAGTCAGTCACACGCCAGATATCTCTTGAAGCCAAAGCATGTATATAGACATACGTA
It includes:
- a CDS encoding PAP/fibrillin family protein is translated as MLNKTDLRNAIANTNRGISTTANDRQAIASIIARVEDLNPTPNPLSAPELLAGDWRLLYTTSQELLGIDRIPFAALGNIYQCVRPSTSQIYNIAEVNSLPFCEGIISVVADFMPAPADESAYSQASATTTVETLSQRRVNVRFNRAVFGLQRSLGYQSPTQYIEQLQSTEKFNFLKGIDLAINSDRQQGWLEITYLDKDMRIGRGNQGSLFVLTKDT
- a CDS encoding PD-(D/E)XK nuclease family protein, with the protein product MLPLSQSHLTHFESCPRRYQHVFFDALSTPSTYEQHTKTQWGSQFHLLMQQKALDLPIQAVSKADTQMIASLDALANAAPGVFNHLPAARSPSAFSQSEHRRTLAFNDYLLTVVYDLVVFSRRSDGGQLADRSGDQSKGHIYDWKTHQTPQKKARLASDWQTRLYQFVLCETTDLTPDQISMTYWFVRLDESERSGMSASTTSIPPQPSSYQFDYDLAQHDQTRQDLLSLTDGLTEMRRRENFPKVAVEKGVCEHCPFALRCDRLPFSAATQPQTTQQLLRTASQLTADSVTEVTL
- a CDS encoding sodium:proton antiporter is translated as MEASFEITLQIVLTVLAGIAAQVIAAYLKVPSIILLLIFGIALGTDGLNWIAPQTLGVGLEVIVSLCVALILFEGGLNLELKEIGKVSGSLRNLITIGTFITLVGGGMAAHWLAEFPWSIAFLYASLIVVTGPTVVTPLLKQVGAERKIATLLEGEGVLIDPVGAILAVVVLDIILNGDTDPAFVIGGLLARLGIGIAIGGGGGALMALFLRTADFLSEELRNLVVLAGTWGLYGLAQSVQGESGLMAAVAAGIVVRAISIPEERLLRRFKGQLTIFSVSVLFVLLAADLSIASVFELGSGSVLTVLVLMFVVRPVNVWACTFNSDLNWRQKAFMSWISPRGIVSASVASLFAILLTDRGINGGDSIKALVFLTIIMTVFAQGLTARSLAQALKVTSSSATGVVIVGCNPLGLKIGRLFKGRGESVVIIDTDKAACDNAKEEGFDVFVGSAMNGEILEEAGLSSIGTFLAVTNNGEVNSVIAERAKEEFQPPRVFAVLPRTQAGTADAKNDKARGEVKTPRLPVKKWNTYITDDAVQTGTYDFTEDAIAPQREQVNKLIEEGDVIPLVIEQAEKLEVALGETEWLAGSQLTYLIHDPTPQLLKRLSGARKPSRQIIKPTPEDSPAATGKSADKPAAKKALDGNGKGRSESAQPKPASSKSENIKAIQPRKLIEEP
- a CDS encoding precorrin-2 C(20)-methyltransferase, which encodes MGSPLEQQPIPQQLPSEQLPGTLYGLGVGPGDPELITLKALNCLRSVPVVAFPAGLRGQSGVAQQIITPWLSPEQVQLPLQFPYVQDLEQLSVAWKQAAREVWPYLQTGNVAFACEGDISFYSTFTYLAQSLQQLHPDVKVSAIAGISSPMAAAAALGIPLTYQHQRLTILPALYDAQQLETALDSAEVIVLMKVSSVYSQVWKILAERRLLARSYVVQNATKADQVIYSDLRSHPNLKLPYFSIMIVQNN
- a CDS encoding DUF3134 domain-containing protein — translated: MSNYNPSVRQIPRKDTAEVIPLQRDSSILNWLEGTGRLIPREPVDSIGDEPEPEELADLMGTEDKDDDDDPIEDDDDAEMSLDDD